One genomic segment of Chitinophaga sancti includes these proteins:
- a CDS encoding chemotaxis protein CheB codes for MSNVVKFPSLCIGIGCSAGGLEPVCEFFQHFREKTGAAFVVIPHLSADYPSRFSHILQRFTEMPVHRVTDTVNLQPDNVYVLVEGKMMIVEDHILRVRKRYSREVINKSIDIFFKSMAKCYAENAVGIILSGMGTDGIDGIKAIEDRHGLVLVQDPDTTDFNILPLTAINRDDPHAVLPPPEIAKFLQRYLITDKRMI; via the coding sequence ATGAGTAATGTTGTTAAATTCCCTTCTTTGTGCATTGGCATTGGCTGTTCCGCAGGTGGCCTGGAACCCGTTTGTGAATTTTTTCAGCACTTCAGAGAAAAAACAGGCGCAGCTTTTGTGGTGATACCGCATTTATCAGCCGATTATCCAAGCCGTTTCAGCCACATTCTGCAACGGTTTACAGAAATGCCGGTTCATCGTGTGACCGATACCGTGAATCTGCAACCCGATAATGTGTATGTATTGGTAGAAGGTAAGATGATGATTGTTGAAGATCATATATTGCGGGTGCGGAAACGCTATTCCCGCGAAGTCATCAACAAGTCAATTGATATCTTCTTCAAATCAATGGCCAAATGTTATGCTGAGAACGCGGTGGGAATCATCCTGTCCGGTATGGGCACGGATGGTATTGATGGTATTAAAGCGATAGAGGACAGGCATGGCCTCGTACTTGTGCAGGATCCGGATACCACCGACTTCAATATCCTGCCCCTGACAGCCATCAATAGAGATGATCCGCATGCGGTACTGCCGCCACCGGAAATTGCCAAGTTCCTGCAGCGATACCTGATAACTGATAAGCGAATGATTTGA
- a CDS encoding LURP-one-related/scramblase family protein, with the protein MGQANLPKFFNHHDYFIDEKIGLFKFSNAYKVYDDQGQQIGNIQQTVPVWHKLLRLFLSKAVFPFTLDIKEMDNTVVASIHRGWTFWMSKITILDGNGNQIGGIKHKFKLFKPLFHITDQYGAVIAEIKGDWKAWNFTIVDASGNELGQITKKWAGVMKEVFTTADKYRVIIGKECPEDLKKIAIVAGAITIDMVLKESK; encoded by the coding sequence ATGGGACAAGCGAACTTACCTAAATTCTTCAATCACCACGATTATTTCATTGACGAAAAAATCGGGCTTTTCAAATTCTCTAATGCCTATAAAGTGTACGATGATCAGGGACAGCAAATCGGAAATATTCAACAAACCGTACCTGTCTGGCACAAGCTCCTGCGTTTATTCCTGAGCAAAGCCGTATTCCCTTTTACCCTCGACATTAAGGAAATGGACAACACCGTAGTCGCCTCCATTCACCGTGGCTGGACTTTCTGGATGTCGAAAATCACTATCCTCGATGGGAATGGTAATCAAATCGGTGGCATCAAACACAAGTTCAAACTTTTCAAGCCTTTATTCCATATCACTGATCAATATGGTGCTGTGATTGCCGAGATCAAAGGCGACTGGAAGGCATGGAATTTCACAATTGTGGATGCAAGTGGGAATGAATTGGGACAAATTACTAAAAAGTGGGCAGGTGTGATGAAAGAAGTATTCACCACAGCTGATAAATACCGTGTGATCATAGGTAAAGAATGCCCTGAAGATCTGAAAAAGATCGCCATCGTAGCTGGTGCCATCACCATCGACATGGTGTTAAAGGAATCAAAATAA
- a CDS encoding RagB/SusD family nutrient uptake outer membrane protein, producing MKRILLAIAATVVLASCSKDFLNQSNPNALSVSDYFASENDVLLAVNGIYQSLRSSNCIGENSGLYLEERSDNTGRNDYSNSGEPFQFNDFSVLVGNSYLLSHWAALYETVSRANVVLSNIDGVSYSSNDTKLGYAAEAKFLRALMYFHLVRQWGAVPLVTKQLTTSDEVTAYTYRAADTAVYAQIITDLKDVLESPLPNFQTGDKIGRASKAAANGLLGQVYLTMSQTIEDGQSTAHLQDAKTYLEACYNMRNFGQLSEIPYSDVFSVDKKSSCPELIMQIVYKQGDATYSSSIAANNQAAGETINSQKEATGVGGNVLGDLIDDYETGDPRMDFSVKYANASNVKDYFITKFRDASDAAGVNGYGGNDWILMRYADIILNLAEVNNLLGDQTTAISFLDQVRTRAGMSDYATASKDANYAAKYPTLKLAILHERRIELAFENHRWYDLLRTFTTDELVSYFQAKDPARYGIAIPQHFTTKDRYYPIPSDEVKLNPTGMYQNPGY from the coding sequence ATGAAACGTATCTTATTAGCAATAGCAGCCACTGTGGTACTGGCATCCTGTAGTAAGGATTTTCTGAACCAGTCTAACCCCAATGCGCTCAGTGTATCTGATTATTTTGCATCAGAAAATGATGTCCTTTTAGCAGTAAACGGTATTTACCAATCCCTGAGAAGTTCTAACTGTATCGGTGAAAACAGTGGCCTGTACCTGGAAGAGCGATCAGACAATACCGGTCGTAATGACTATTCCAACTCTGGTGAGCCGTTCCAGTTTAATGATTTCTCAGTATTAGTCGGTAACTCTTATTTATTGTCTCACTGGGCAGCCTTATATGAAACTGTTTCCCGTGCGAATGTGGTATTATCCAACATTGATGGTGTAAGCTATTCCAGCAATGATACGAAGCTGGGTTACGCTGCTGAAGCTAAATTCCTGCGGGCATTGATGTACTTCCACCTGGTACGCCAGTGGGGGGCTGTACCTTTGGTAACAAAGCAGTTGACTACTTCCGACGAGGTAACTGCTTATACCTATCGCGCAGCTGATACAGCTGTATATGCGCAAATCATTACTGACCTGAAAGATGTATTGGAAAGTCCACTGCCCAACTTCCAGACCGGCGATAAAATTGGCCGCGCATCCAAGGCAGCTGCCAATGGTCTGCTGGGTCAGGTGTACCTGACTATGTCTCAGACAATTGAAGACGGTCAAAGCACAGCTCACTTACAGGATGCAAAAACATACCTCGAGGCTTGTTACAATATGCGCAACTTCGGTCAGCTGAGCGAAATCCCTTATTCAGATGTGTTTAGCGTGGATAAAAAGTCCAGTTGCCCTGAGCTGATCATGCAGATTGTGTATAAACAAGGTGATGCTACTTATTCCTCTTCTATAGCTGCAAATAACCAGGCTGCCGGTGAAACCATCAACTCACAAAAAGAAGCAACAGGTGTAGGTGGCAACGTTTTAGGTGATCTGATCGATGATTATGAAACCGGTGATCCAAGAATGGATTTCTCTGTGAAATATGCGAATGCTTCCAATGTAAAGGATTACTTCATTACCAAGTTCCGCGATGCTTCGGATGCTGCCGGCGTGAATGGTTATGGGGGTAACGACTGGATCCTGATGCGCTATGCAGACATCATCCTGAACCTGGCTGAGGTAAATAATTTGCTGGGCGACCAGACGACTGCGATCTCTTTCCTGGACCAGGTGAGAACAAGGGCAGGTATGTCTGATTATGCAACTGCCTCAAAGGATGCTAACTATGCGGCTAAGTACCCAACACTGAAACTGGCTATCCTGCACGAAAGAAGAATTGAACTGGCATTCGAAAACCACAGATGGTATGACCTGCTGAGAACATTCACTACTGACGAACTGGTAAGCTACTTCCAGGCAAAAGATCCGGCAAGATATGGAATCGCAATTCCGCAACACTTTACCACCAAGGACAGGTATTATCCTATTCCTTCTGATGAGGTCAAGCTGAACCCAACCGGTATGTACCAAAATCCGGGCTACTAA